In Cyclopterus lumpus isolate fCycLum1 chromosome 17, fCycLum1.pri, whole genome shotgun sequence, a genomic segment contains:
- the fzr1b gene encoding fizzy-related protein homolog isoform X1: MDQEYERRLLRQINHQNLPTEARLSKCVSATCSPVSIKSGDRFIPTRAGSNWSINFHYANENCRSPNQTHKAKDVTTDSSKDAVAYAALLRNELLGAGIETVPDTLTDDRRHAVLTQDSHSLFRYTVHTKRVPFDSDNEVSPYSLSPLSNKSHKLLRSPRKPARKISKIPFKVLDAPELQDDFYLNLVDWSAGNLLSVGLGACVYLWSACTSQVTRLCDLSVDGDSVTSVCWNERGSLVAVGTHKGYVQIWDATGGRKLTSLEGHSARVGALAWNGEQLSSGSRDRVILQRDVRTPPSAERRLQGHRQEVCGLKWSPDHQHLASGGNDNKLLVWNSSSLLPVQQYSDHLAAVKAIAWSPHQHGLLVSGGGTADRCLRFWNTLTGQALQSTDTGSQVCNLAWSKHANELVSTHGYSQNQILVWKYPSLTQVAKLTGHSYRVLYLAVSPDGEAIVTGAGDETLRFWNVFSKTRCTKESKSVLNLFTRIR, encoded by the exons ATGGACCAAGAGTACGAGAGACGGCTGCTGAGGCAAATCAACCACCAGAACCTGCCCACTGAGGCCCGCCTGTCAAAG TGTGTAAGTGCTACTTGCAGTCCTGTCAGCATTAAGTCAGGTGACCGCTTCATTCCCACCCGCGCTGGAAGCAACTGGAGTATCAACTTCCACTACGCCAAC GAGAACTGCCGCTCCCCAAATCAGACCCATAAAGCAAAGGATGTCACTACAGATTCAAGCAAAG ATGCTGTGGCATATGCTGCCCTCTTGAGGAATGAGTTACTGGGGGCAGGGATAGAGACCGTGCCAGACACTCTCACAGACGACCGGCGTCACGCTGTCCTCACTCAAGACTCTCACAGCCTTTTTAGG TACACTGTCCACACTAAGAGAGTGCCTTTCGATAGCGATAATGAAGTCTCACCTTACTCCCTTTCTCCGCTTAGTAACAAGAG CCACAAGCTGCTCCGCTCCCCTCGTAAACCAGCCCGGAAGATCTCCAAGATCCCCTTCAAAGTGCTGGATGCTCCGGAGCTGCAGGATGACTTCTACCTCAACCTCGTAGATTGGTCAGCGGGCAACTTGCTCAGTGTCGGCCTGGGAGCCTGCGTCTACCTTTGGAGTGCCTGCACCAGCCAG GTGACGAGGTTATGTGACCTTTCTGTGGATGGAGACTCTGTTACGTCAGTTTGTTGGAATGAGAGG GGGAGTCTTGTGGCCGTCGGAACCCATAAGGGTTACGTTCAGATCTGGGACGCCACAGGAGGGAGGAAGCTTACCAGCCTGGAGGGTCACTCGGCACGTGTAG GTGCCCTGGCATGGAACGGGGAACAGCTGTCGTCGGGGAGTCGGGACAGAGTGATCTTACAGCGGGATGTCAGAACCCCTCCGTCGGCTGAGCGGAGGCTGCAAGGTCACAGACAAGAAGTGTGCGGTCTCAAATggtctcctgaccaccagcaTCTCGCATCCGGAGGCAACGACAACAAG TTGCTGGTGTGGAACAGCTCCAGCCTTCTCCCGGTGCAGCAGTACAGTGACCACCTGGCAGCAGTGAAGGCCATCGCCTGGTCCCCCCACCAGCACGGGCTGCTAGTGTCGGGGGGCGGCACTGCCGACCGCTGCCTGCGCTTCTGGAACACTCTGACGGGTCAGGCGCTGCAGAGCACAGACACCGGCTCCCAGGTCTGCAACCTGGCGTGGTCCAAACACGCCAACGAACTG GTGAGCACTCACGGCTACTCTCAGAACCAGATCCTGGTGTGGAAGTATCCGTCACTAACACAGGTGGCCAAGTTGACTGGACACTCTTACAGAGTGCTGTACCTG GCTGTGTCACCAGATGGGGAGGCCATCGTTACCGGAGCCGGGGATGAGACTCTACGTTTCTGGAACGTCTTCAGTAAGACACGCTGCACCAAG GAATCAAAGTCAGTGCTGAACCTCTTCACAAGAATACGGTAG
- the fzr1b gene encoding fizzy-related protein homolog isoform X2, whose translation MLSSQCVSATCSPVSIKSGDRFIPTRAGSNWSINFHYANENCRSPNQTHKAKDVTTDSSKDAVAYAALLRNELLGAGIETVPDTLTDDRRHAVLTQDSHSLFRYTVHTKRVPFDSDNEVSPYSLSPLSNKSHKLLRSPRKPARKISKIPFKVLDAPELQDDFYLNLVDWSAGNLLSVGLGACVYLWSACTSQVTRLCDLSVDGDSVTSVCWNERGSLVAVGTHKGYVQIWDATGGRKLTSLEGHSARVGALAWNGEQLSSGSRDRVILQRDVRTPPSAERRLQGHRQEVCGLKWSPDHQHLASGGNDNKLLVWNSSSLLPVQQYSDHLAAVKAIAWSPHQHGLLVSGGGTADRCLRFWNTLTGQALQSTDTGSQVCNLAWSKHANELVSTHGYSQNQILVWKYPSLTQVAKLTGHSYRVLYLAVSPDGEAIVTGAGDETLRFWNVFSKTRCTKESKSVLNLFTRIR comes from the exons ATGCTTTCGTCCCAGTGTGTAAGTGCTACTTGCAGTCCTGTCAGCATTAAGTCAGGTGACCGCTTCATTCCCACCCGCGCTGGAAGCAACTGGAGTATCAACTTCCACTACGCCAAC GAGAACTGCCGCTCCCCAAATCAGACCCATAAAGCAAAGGATGTCACTACAGATTCAAGCAAAG ATGCTGTGGCATATGCTGCCCTCTTGAGGAATGAGTTACTGGGGGCAGGGATAGAGACCGTGCCAGACACTCTCACAGACGACCGGCGTCACGCTGTCCTCACTCAAGACTCTCACAGCCTTTTTAGG TACACTGTCCACACTAAGAGAGTGCCTTTCGATAGCGATAATGAAGTCTCACCTTACTCCCTTTCTCCGCTTAGTAACAAGAG CCACAAGCTGCTCCGCTCCCCTCGTAAACCAGCCCGGAAGATCTCCAAGATCCCCTTCAAAGTGCTGGATGCTCCGGAGCTGCAGGATGACTTCTACCTCAACCTCGTAGATTGGTCAGCGGGCAACTTGCTCAGTGTCGGCCTGGGAGCCTGCGTCTACCTTTGGAGTGCCTGCACCAGCCAG GTGACGAGGTTATGTGACCTTTCTGTGGATGGAGACTCTGTTACGTCAGTTTGTTGGAATGAGAGG GGGAGTCTTGTGGCCGTCGGAACCCATAAGGGTTACGTTCAGATCTGGGACGCCACAGGAGGGAGGAAGCTTACCAGCCTGGAGGGTCACTCGGCACGTGTAG GTGCCCTGGCATGGAACGGGGAACAGCTGTCGTCGGGGAGTCGGGACAGAGTGATCTTACAGCGGGATGTCAGAACCCCTCCGTCGGCTGAGCGGAGGCTGCAAGGTCACAGACAAGAAGTGTGCGGTCTCAAATggtctcctgaccaccagcaTCTCGCATCCGGAGGCAACGACAACAAG TTGCTGGTGTGGAACAGCTCCAGCCTTCTCCCGGTGCAGCAGTACAGTGACCACCTGGCAGCAGTGAAGGCCATCGCCTGGTCCCCCCACCAGCACGGGCTGCTAGTGTCGGGGGGCGGCACTGCCGACCGCTGCCTGCGCTTCTGGAACACTCTGACGGGTCAGGCGCTGCAGAGCACAGACACCGGCTCCCAGGTCTGCAACCTGGCGTGGTCCAAACACGCCAACGAACTG GTGAGCACTCACGGCTACTCTCAGAACCAGATCCTGGTGTGGAAGTATCCGTCACTAACACAGGTGGCCAAGTTGACTGGACACTCTTACAGAGTGCTGTACCTG GCTGTGTCACCAGATGGGGAGGCCATCGTTACCGGAGCCGGGGATGAGACTCTACGTTTCTGGAACGTCTTCAGTAAGACACGCTGCACCAAG GAATCAAAGTCAGTGCTGAACCTCTTCACAAGAATACGGTAG
- the LOC117746141 gene encoding cAMP-specific 3',5'-cyclic phosphodiesterase 4B-like isoform X2, translating to MPEANYLFSVSWGYIKFKRMLNRELSHLSEMSRSGNQVSEYISNTFLDKQNELELPCPVPKSRERKRRQGQKQQQQQQQQQGGMMTQISGVRKVSHTPSISGNTSNRFGVKTDQEELLSKDLEDINKWGLNIFKVTEHSHNRPLTCIMYSIFQERDLMRTFKIPTDTFVTFMLTLEDHYHSDVAYHNSLHAADVAQSTHILLSTPALDAVFTDLEILAAIFAAAIHDVDHPGVSNQFLINTNSELALMYNDESVLENHHLAVGFKLLQEDNCDIFQNLTKKQRQSLRRMVIDMVLATDMSKHMSLLANLKTMVETKKVTSSGVLLLDNYTDRMQVLRNMVHCADLSNPTKPLDLYRQWTDRIMDEFFHQGDRERERGMEISPMCDKHTASVERTQVGFIDYIVHPLWETWADLVHPDAQDILDTLEDNRNWYQRMIPQSPSPPFYTSDGEGGPLEEVEGAPVASKFQFELTLDDQDEEDGDGKSAMMEMTDSVILQQQASDRDGVKMAPCDVSPAET from the exons ATGCCTGAGGCCAACTACCTGTTCTCTGTGTCCTGGGGATACATCAAG TTCAAGAGGATGCTGAACCGCGAGCTAAGCCACCTGTCTGAGATGAGTCGCTCAGGCAACCAAGTTTCAGAGTACATCTCCAACACCTTCCTAG ACAAGCAGAATGAGTTGGAGCTTCCGTGTCCAGTTCCTAAGTCCAGGGAAAGGAAGAGAAGACAGGgccaaaagcagcagcagcagcagcagcagcagcagggtggGATGATGACTCAGATCAGTGGGGTGAGGAAggtcagccacacacccagcaTCTCTGGAAACACCAGCAATCGATTTGGGGTCAAGACAGACCAGGAGGAACTGCTGTCAAAG GACCTGGAGGACATAAACAAATGGGGTCTAAATATCTTCAAAGTGACCGAGCACTCCCACAACCGACCGCTCACATGCATCATGTACTCCATCTTTCAG GAGCGAGACCTGATGAGGACGTTCAAGATTCCAACGGACACTTTTGTGACGTTCATGCTGACCTTGGAGGACCACTATCACTCCGACGTGGCTTACCACAACAGCCTGCACGCTGCTGACGTAGCCCAGTCCACACACATCCTCCTGTCAACGCCTGCACTGGAT GCGGTCTTCACAGATTTGGAGATCTTGGCAGCCATTTTTGCTGCAGCCATTCACGACGTGGACCACCCAGGAGTGTCAAACCAGTTCCTCATCAACACCA ACTCCGAGCTAGCTCTCATGTACAACGATGAGTCGGTGCTGGAGAACCACCACCTGGCTGTGGGTTTCAAACTGCTGCAGGAGGACAACTGCGACATCTTCCAAAACCTCACCAAGAAACAGAGGCAATCCCTCCGGAGGATGGTCATCGACATG gtGCTGGCAACTGACATGTCTAAACACATGAGCCTGCTGGCTAATCTGAAGACGATGGTGGAAACCAAGAAAGTGACCAGCTCTGGAGTTCTGCTGCTGGACAACTACACGGACAGGATGCAG GTTTTGCGTAACATGGTTCACTGTGCGGACCTGAGCAACCCGACCAAGCCTCTGGATCTATACCGGCAGTGGACAGACAGGATCATGGATGAGTTTTTCCACcaaggagacagggagagagaaaggggaatgGAGATCAGCCCGATGTGCGACAAACACACAGCTTCGGTGGAGAGAACACAG GTTGGCTTCATCGATTATATTGTCCACCCTCTGTGGGAGACGTGGGCCGACCTGGTCCACCCCGACGCCCAGGACATCCTGGACACGCTGGAGGACAACAGGAACTGGTACCAACGCATGATCCCCCAGAGTCCCTCCCCTCCGTTCTACACCAGTGACGGGGAGGGCGGCCCActtgaggaggtggagggggcaCCTGTGGCGAGTAAATTTCAGTTTGAGCTGACGCTGGATGAccaggatgaagaggatggagaCGGGAAGAGCGCAATGATGGAGATGACGGACAGTGTGATACTCCAACAACAGGCCTCTGATCGGGACGGGGTTAAAATGGCGCCGTGTGACGTCTCACCTGCGGAAACATAG